The DNA window TAAGGATCAGTGCACGGTAAAAATCGGCGCAGAGCAGCATGATGGAAATCTCTCATACACCCTTTATGTAAAGCAGGGAGAGAAAAATCCTGAGGAAATCGTTATCGACAGGACCAATATAAAGGTCAATAATCAGGACATAGACACCAAATTCCTCAGCGTAGCCAACCAATATATGGAAGCCCTGTTCCCGTTGGTCTGTATCATAGAAAAATACAGGTTAGTCATTCAGAATACGGATGAAATCAGAAAACGGATCCAAAAGACAGATATGGATATTCACGACCTGTACAGCGGGGAAGGGATAGACCACATCCAGACCCGATTTTTTGCGGCCATTCAGACAGATGAAAAGCTGATTCAGTTCATCAGTCAGCTTCATTGTATGAGGGTGCTGGAATACAGCCTGCAGAAATTCAACCCTGAAACCACCTATGGAACTTTATGGCAAGTCATCCCTGTAGGAACCACTGAATGGAAAGGCGAGATCAGATACAGAAAAGACCATAATATATTGTCTTTTGAACCGAAAATCAACAATGCCCAGGACATTATGGATGATATCATCCGATATATCCACAGACATGAGTATAACGTCAGCTTTGATGAAGAAACACTCCCGCTGTATGCAGATTTCCAGAACAATATCCAGTACACCGGGGAAACAGGCAGAATCAGAAAAGCAGAAAACAGGGTCTGTATAGAAGCCGGGGAAAAATTTTATTATCAACACACCATCATCATCGAAACAAAATAAGAATATGTCAGCACCAATCCCATATACTGTCCAGAGCGGAGAGACGCTGCAGGACATTGCCAAGAAGCTGGGTATCAAAGACTGGACAAAGCTTAAGGATTATCATAATGCCCATTCCGGAACTAAGGTGGGCAACACTCCGTATACAGGGTTTTCTTTAATGACCCCCGCTCCTGATGAAGTGTACCAGCTCAACGGTGAAACACCTCCTCCGGATCCGGCACAGGAACAAAAATCGGCGCAGCAGAAACAGGAAGAGGAAAAGAAAAAAGAGGAGGAAAAAAAGAAGAGCGAACAGGCTGCCAAAAGTGAGCATGACGGAAAATATTTTGTTGTGCACAATGCAAAATGTGTCTGTGATAAAGCTGAAAACCCTAAACAGACCGCCAACCTCCAGGTAACGACCCATTCGATCATTGTGCTTAATGATGAACAAGGGAAACTGGCCGCCACCGATGAGGATAAAACATTTATCCCTGCCGCTGCCACTTTTGGAAAATGCACCCTGAAACCTTCAGCCGGCGGATACCTTCCCTGTACTGTAGCTCCTGCCCCAAAATGGAATAAAACCTATGAAAGCACGCAGGTAATGGGAAAGAATACGCTGACCGAGATATCTGAATTACCGTGTATGACGGGAGGTAAAATCACCATTTTCAACCACGGCCAGACCGATTCGGTAAGCAATGCCCATGCAGACAATACCAATCCGGCAGAACTTGCCATGGTGAACCCTGCTGTAGACCAGCCGAAGAGAAAAGAAGACTACCCTTCCGTAACATCCATCACGTTAACCGCTATAGAAAACAGGACCGATTTCAAGCCAATAGATTCAAAAAGCAAATCCGGCGCGATACACCTCCGCAAAGATGAAGAAGCCTCCTTTAAAGCCAATCTGAAAAGCGGCAACCGGCAATTCACTTCATGGATGGTATACAGCGACCATCAGGGTAAAAAGGAAAACAGGATACTGCTTAAAGAACATATCGGCACTGAATTTTCGCAAAGCTTTGAAGGGCTAGGGAAATTCAGGATTGAAGGATATGGAAAACCCAAAACTCCGGAATTTGAACAGGGAAAATATGACAAATGTGATCCGACATGTTCCATCGACGTTGAGGTTGTTGAGAACACCCTTCTTGAACTGGAATGTACCTCCGCAGATTTCACGACACGTATCGACGCTTCCAAAAACAGGAAGTTCAGGAAAGGCGTCCCATCGGTTTTCAAAGCCAAGTTCTTCATCCCGGATCTTACGGAAGAAGAGAAATCCAGGCTCAGTTTATCCGTACTGGACGCAACAGAAAATACAATTACAGAAGGAGTGCAAACCAACGGGGAAAGCTTGACCTTTACGCCTCAGAACAGCAAAGCAAAATATACCGTCCTCGCAAGGTACACCAATGAACAGGGTGAAGTCATCGAGAAAAAGATATCCGGAGAGACAGAAAGCAATGCCGTACTGGGAATCAGCCACGGTGCCGAGATCGTCAGGCCGGGAACAGACATGTCTTTCAGTGTTTCAAAAATGAAATATAAATTCGGGGAGGACCATTCCCCTTATGGACTTACCGCTGATGAATCTGCTGAAGTTAAATGGAACCTGAACGGCGTACTCCTGGGAACCGGGAAAAATATAACAATACCCGGATCCAGACTGATGGCTCCGGGAAAATATGTTGTGGAAGCCTACAGCATTACAGCCAATGCAGGGAGCAAAAAAGAAGATGATGACTGGCGTTTTGAAGTGAAACAGAATGTGGTCACTGAAATCAAAGCAGGCAAAAAAGCAAGGACCGGATCGGAAATTCCTTTTGAGATCGGTAAAACGCTGCTTAATGGTTACGATCCCGCCAAAGACGGACCTATCGTATGGAAAATTACAGGTCCGGCTTCCGGAACGGGAAGCGGGCAAAAATTCAATTATACCTTCAGGCTGCCTGGTGAATACACCATTGATTGCCTGATGGGCGGACGGGCTTCTGCCACACCGCTGAAACTTAAAGTAACCCAACCGAAGATTTTAGTGGAAACCTCCAAATGGATTGATAATGACGGCAGCAGCGGGAACATGATCAAAGAAGCGGGGTACGGGCAGGAAATCAGTGCTTTCGTAAAATTCGAGGGGCTGCAGGGTGAAGATATGACCCTGCAGATTTATGATAATGACAGCAACGGGGTCAACCTGGTGCATTCTGCCGATGGAAAGCTGCCGGAAGGCAGCAACGGTACGTTCTGGCCTTTAACGCTGGATAACAGTATCAGGCTTAAGATTGAAGCCAAAGGAATTACAAAAGACGGCAAACTGCATTTCATGCTGGTTCCGAAAGATCCGGGCCTGCAAATCCTCAATGGAGATAAGCCTTTAGGGGAATATTTAACCGTTTCCGGTATTCCAAAGATTGTTGACGGCTATTTCTGTGATGCCGGAGACACGGAAAAACTATACAACTCCCCTATTGACAAGCCTTTATACTTTAAAGTCTATGCCATTAATATGGTGGATAAAAAGGTGGAAGTCCATTTTATGACACAGTCTGATCCGTATTTCGGATTTGCATGGAGTGCCAAAACGTGGAAAGACTGGAAGGATGTGAAGGAAAAGTTTTCAAAGGAGAATTTCTTCCATAAAGCGGAAGGTACCATCAATAAGAAAGGAGAACTGATTGTAAAAGTAGACCCGTCGAAACTCGGGAAGCCTAAAAACTATTTCAAGATCGCTGCCGTTGTCAAAACGACAGAAGGCGAAGGAAAAGAAGCTAAGGAAATAGCCGCTTATATGGAGAAAACGGACCTTGCGATCCTCTATGCTACCGCCAAGCTTCCTGATATGGTGGAGAACAAAGGAGCGGTGAAAGTAGGCAGGGAACGGCTGAGCAACATTTTAAACTGCGAAGGGAAGTTCTGTATTAAAAAAGGAAGTCCTAAAAGTGAGCTGATCCGGGAAATCAATATCCGCCTGGCCGGATTCGGCGGTAATGTGCCGACGGATGAATTTACGGACCGAACAGAGAAAATGGTCAAGCAGTTCCAGCGGGACTATATGAAAGTGCCGGAAACCGGAAAAGTCTGCGGCAATGTTTTAAAAGCCATTGATGAATTCCAGCAGAAATACCCGATAAATTTTGAGGAGATCAAATGCAAATGCGGTTCCTGCTCAGGATTCGGAAAAGAAAGAAGCAGTGATGAGTACCAGAAAACAACCATCCAGGAAAAACACAGGAAATATGAATACCCGGGAATCCACAGAAGTCTGATCTGTGCATACAGGGCCTCCCTGTTCTATGTAGAAAAAGATAAAGGGCTGGGATTCAAAACAAAATGGATCGAATCCGGTTACCGGTGCCATGACCACCCGATCTACATCAGGGACAGGACGACCAATCACTGCGGAAAAGCCATAGACATTCATTACAACCTGCTGAGCTCGGGAGAGAGAACCAGGAGCAATGCGGATATGAATAAAATACGGAAAGAGATCTTTATGAAATATACCGGGGCCAAGCAGGACTGGAATGCCGGCAAAGATATTTTTTACCTGGAATCTTTTGCCACCACATGGGTGCATTTTGATGTCAGGGAGTTTTCCCAGGCCTACCTGACCAAAAATTATTTCGTAAAAAGCAATGAGGAGCTTAACGGCAAAAGTATCGTACAGCTTGCAGATGAACTGGGCTTTAAAGATACCTGCAGCTGCAGCGGCCAGTTTGCCACTCCTGCTCCGAATAAGAATTCTGAAGGGAATACGGAACGTGTGGATCCTAAAACGCTTAAAGCCAGTGACCAGCTGGTTGCCTTTATCAAAGACTGGGAAAAGCTGATGAAAAATCCTTATAATGACAAGCATGATTATTGCACGATCGGGTATGGCCACCTGATCAAAAAGAAGAAGTGTGAAGACATTACCATCCCTGCAGAGTTTAAAAACGGGATCACAGAGGAGGAAGCCACCAGATTATTCAAAGAAGACCTGGTGGAATTTGAAAAGGCTGTTCAGAGAGATGTGACGGTTAAACTGTATCAGCGGGAATTCGATGCACTGGTTGACCTGTTATTCAATTGCGGCGCTTATTTCCTAAGTGCTAATAAAGCGCCTAAGCTGTATAAAAACCTGCTGGATGAAAAATATGAAGAGGCGGCTAAAGAATTTCTGGATATAGAAAATAAAACCAGGAGAAAGCAGAACTATGAAATGTTTATCAACGGAAATTATGATTCGACACATTAAGTTATTTTTGATTGTAACAGCGGTTTCTTTTGCAGGCCTGAACTGCAGGAAAAAAGAGCCGGAAGCAGTTAACAGGATTTCCGGAACTGAAAAAAGCGACAGCATCCGGAAGCATAATAATAACCTTGAGCATTACGCAAGATGGAAATATGCACCGAATAAAAAAAGCCGGGATTATCAGGAATACACGTTATATATAAGCAAGGATTCCATGAAGGTTTTTAATGGTGATACCGAAGTCTGTTCCGGAGAAATCGTACAGGAAAAAAACACCTATGCCGGATATTTTAAAAGTGCGGCAACAGGTAAACAGATCAGAGCGCAGCTGAAAAAAGACTTTTCCATTGCAGGAACGGACAACCTTCTGGTCATCCTGAATGCGGACGGGGATATTGCAAAAAAGGGCTGTCAGTTTCCGTTCAATGAGGTATTTATTGCAGACGGGTATTTGTTCTTTTACAAAGACGGCTACCATGCCTTTATATCTGACCACAGCTCAGAAAAGACTGCCGGAGATCCGGACCGGATTACCTTTTCCGAATTACCACTGCCCTATCAGAAAAAGATCGATTACAAAAATGCACAATACCGTCTGCTCCCTGTAAAAGGGACTTCCGGGCTTTCAGAATTTTCCTGCGGAGAACCTGAAATGCGCTATATTCCTCTCGAAAAAACAAAAAAAGCAGAACTCATCCTGGTTCCTATGGATTGCGGCGATGCCCCTTACCGCTATTACCTGCTGTCTGTTGTTAACCATCAGGTGGTCTCAAATGTTTACGTGGAAGGAGAACTGTATGAACCTGAAAATTTGGACAACCCGGAAATTACCCGCTTCAGCATCAGCAAAGAATCTGTACTAACGGTGGAAACGACCAATAAGGATTTTTCAGGTAAAAACACGGAGAAAAGCTATATTATTGATAAACGGGGCCGGAT is part of the Chryseobacterium camelliae genome and encodes:
- a CDS encoding glycoside hydrolase family protein; its protein translation is MSAPIPYTVQSGETLQDIAKKLGIKDWTKLKDYHNAHSGTKVGNTPYTGFSLMTPAPDEVYQLNGETPPPDPAQEQKSAQQKQEEEKKKEEEKKKSEQAAKSEHDGKYFVVHNAKCVCDKAENPKQTANLQVTTHSIIVLNDEQGKLAATDEDKTFIPAAATFGKCTLKPSAGGYLPCTVAPAPKWNKTYESTQVMGKNTLTEISELPCMTGGKITIFNHGQTDSVSNAHADNTNPAELAMVNPAVDQPKRKEDYPSVTSITLTAIENRTDFKPIDSKSKSGAIHLRKDEEASFKANLKSGNRQFTSWMVYSDHQGKKENRILLKEHIGTEFSQSFEGLGKFRIEGYGKPKTPEFEQGKYDKCDPTCSIDVEVVENTLLELECTSADFTTRIDASKNRKFRKGVPSVFKAKFFIPDLTEEEKSRLSLSVLDATENTITEGVQTNGESLTFTPQNSKAKYTVLARYTNEQGEVIEKKISGETESNAVLGISHGAEIVRPGTDMSFSVSKMKYKFGEDHSPYGLTADESAEVKWNLNGVLLGTGKNITIPGSRLMAPGKYVVEAYSITANAGSKKEDDDWRFEVKQNVVTEIKAGKKARTGSEIPFEIGKTLLNGYDPAKDGPIVWKITGPASGTGSGQKFNYTFRLPGEYTIDCLMGGRASATPLKLKVTQPKILVETSKWIDNDGSSGNMIKEAGYGQEISAFVKFEGLQGEDMTLQIYDNDSNGVNLVHSADGKLPEGSNGTFWPLTLDNSIRLKIEAKGITKDGKLHFMLVPKDPGLQILNGDKPLGEYLTVSGIPKIVDGYFCDAGDTEKLYNSPIDKPLYFKVYAINMVDKKVEVHFMTQSDPYFGFAWSAKTWKDWKDVKEKFSKENFFHKAEGTINKKGELIVKVDPSKLGKPKNYFKIAAVVKTTEGEGKEAKEIAAYMEKTDLAILYATAKLPDMVENKGAVKVGRERLSNILNCEGKFCIKKGSPKSELIREINIRLAGFGGNVPTDEFTDRTEKMVKQFQRDYMKVPETGKVCGNVLKAIDEFQQKYPINFEEIKCKCGSCSGFGKERSSDEYQKTTIQEKHRKYEYPGIHRSLICAYRASLFYVEKDKGLGFKTKWIESGYRCHDHPIYIRDRTTNHCGKAIDIHYNLLSSGERTRSNADMNKIRKEIFMKYTGAKQDWNAGKDIFYLESFATTWVHFDVREFSQAYLTKNYFVKSNEELNGKSIVQLADELGFKDTCSCSGQFATPAPNKNSEGNTERVDPKTLKASDQLVAFIKDWEKLMKNPYNDKHDYCTIGYGHLIKKKKCEDITIPAEFKNGITEEEATRLFKEDLVEFEKAVQRDVTVKLYQREFDALVDLLFNCGAYFLSANKAPKLYKNLLDEKYEEAAKEFLDIENKTRRKQNYEMFINGNYDSTH